A single genomic interval of Helianthus annuus cultivar XRQ/B chromosome 6, HanXRQr2.0-SUNRISE, whole genome shotgun sequence harbors:
- the LOC110864860 gene encoding uncharacterized protein LOC110864860 — MIFWRPAREDDGGGGFVSPDSFTWYYFEDERLKGTDGALICVVVSSSGQVKDQDQPRFRSFGSPMGLFGSDLVKPWMVSFGSKSVGSGRIQRCLGQALNFWVLVDSVKHSRGLTSWTSVCSQYIHATRCFMICPRISSNHNIINYS; from the exons ATGATTTTCTGGAGACCCGCCAGAGAAGATGATGGTGGCGGCGGTTTTGTTTCTCCTGACAGCTTCACG tGGTATTATTTTGAAGATGAGAGGTTGAAAGGGACTGATGGTGCGTTGATTTGTGTGGTTGTTTCGAGCTCGGGTCAGGTTAAGGATCAAGATCAGCCGCGGTTCAGGAGTTTCGGGTCACCCATGGGTTTGTTCGGGTCAGATCTGGTCAAGCCTTGGATGGTCAGCTTTGGATCAAAGTCAGTGGGTTCGGGTCGGATCCAGAGATGTTTGGGTCAAGCTCTGAATTTTTGGGTTttggttgactcggtcaaacacTCAAGAGGACTAACCAGCTGGACCTCAGTCTGCAGCCAATATATTCATGCTACTAGAT GCTTCATGATTTGTCCTCGGATCTCGAGCAACCACAACATTATTAATTACAGTTAG
- the LOC110864861 gene encoding uncharacterized protein LOC110864861, with translation MSSTTRAWMVAGTVGLVEALKDQGFARWNYTIRAIHHHAKANLRSLSQTKRLSSPAATRGIEQSEESLRNVMYLNCWGPN, from the coding sequence ATGAGTTCAACAACCAGAGCATGGATGGTGGCTGGAACCGTCGGATTGGTGGAGGCTCTCAAAGATCAAGGGTTTGCACGGTGGAACTACACCATCAGAGCCATCCACCACCACGCCAAGGCCAATCTCCGATCACTCTCCCAAACCAAGAGGCTCTCTTCTCCGGCAGCTACCCGAGGCATTGAacaatcagaggagtcattgagAAATGTTATGTACTTGAATTGTTGGGGTCCCAACTGA